In the Pedosphaera parvula Ellin514 genome, one interval contains:
- a CDS encoding MFS transporter, whose product MKEPLISDPKSGLPKTTVIADSGSGFSKLFRWFKPAPHIQRLPKDEVDRVYPGFRWQIFESAYIGYASFYLVRNNLGPVMKEMGQALNYDKSMLGNIVAMSAISYGVGKFLMGYLSDRSNPRKFIAVGLILSAIANFAFGASMSYGMHLALWTLNGLIQGMGYGPCARGLGHWYTYKERGTIFGVWNTAHNIGGGFVGILAAFCAKHWGWSSAFYVPGTIACVAAVYLFWRMRDTPQSVGLPPIEEYKNEYPPEEKDVHEKELSFKELLVTYILKNKYLWLIAIANFFVYVARYSMVDWGPTYLKEARGATLIQGGASTTAIEFAGAGGMLLMGWISDKFQGRRGAVSMLCMIPMLPAVAGLIFTPKGMLWLDMCFLTIFGFLVYVPVMMLGVMSLDLTSKKAVGTAAGFVGLFGYIGRVVQGKGIGYLAEYHGWNSALYAVFASVALAIILLAFTWNLRPKA is encoded by the coding sequence ATGAAAGAACCGTTGATCTCGGACCCCAAGTCTGGCCTGCCGAAAACGACTGTGATTGCTGACTCTGGCTCTGGATTCAGCAAGCTATTCCGCTGGTTCAAACCTGCACCTCACATTCAACGTCTTCCCAAGGACGAAGTGGATCGTGTTTATCCTGGTTTCCGCTGGCAAATTTTTGAATCCGCTTATATCGGTTACGCAAGCTTTTACCTGGTTCGCAACAATCTCGGGCCTGTGATGAAGGAGATGGGCCAGGCCCTGAATTATGACAAGAGCATGCTGGGGAACATCGTGGCCATGTCGGCCATCTCTTATGGTGTCGGCAAGTTCCTCATGGGGTATCTCTCCGATCGGAGCAATCCGAGAAAGTTTATTGCCGTCGGCCTGATACTCAGCGCCATTGCCAATTTTGCTTTTGGAGCGAGCATGTCCTATGGCATGCACCTGGCTCTTTGGACCTTGAATGGATTGATTCAAGGCATGGGGTATGGTCCCTGCGCTCGCGGGTTGGGACATTGGTACACCTACAAAGAACGTGGCACCATATTTGGAGTTTGGAACACAGCCCATAATATTGGTGGAGGATTCGTGGGCATCCTCGCGGCCTTCTGCGCCAAACACTGGGGATGGTCCTCAGCCTTTTATGTTCCAGGAACCATTGCTTGCGTCGCTGCGGTTTATCTTTTCTGGCGCATGCGTGACACTCCGCAATCGGTGGGTCTGCCGCCCATAGAAGAGTACAAGAACGAGTATCCCCCGGAGGAGAAGGACGTGCATGAAAAGGAACTGTCATTTAAGGAACTGCTCGTCACCTATATCCTCAAGAATAAATATCTCTGGCTGATTGCGATTGCGAACTTCTTCGTCTACGTCGCACGTTATAGCATGGTGGATTGGGGGCCAACTTACCTGAAGGAAGCCAGAGGTGCGACCTTGATTCAAGGCGGAGCCAGCACTACTGCAATTGAATTCGCCGGGGCTGGAGGCATGCTGTTGATGGGGTGGATTTCAGATAAGTTTCAGGGCCGCCGGGGAGCCGTCAGCATGTTGTGTATGATTCCGATGCTTCCCGCTGTTGCCGGCCTTATTTTCACACCCAAGGGCATGCTTTGGTTGGACATGTGCTTTTTAACGATCTTCGGCTTTCTCGTTTACGTCCCGGTCATGATGCTCGGCGTAATGTCCCTTGATCTGACGTCCAAAAAAGCTGTCGGTACTGCTGCCGGATTTGTAGGACTCTTCGGCTATATCGGTCGCGTCGTGCAAGGGAAGGGGATTGGCTATCTTGCGGAATACCATGGCTGGAACTCGGCGCTCTACGCTGTCTTCGCCTCTGTCGCCCTTGCCATCATCCTCCTTGCTTTCACCTGGAACCTCCGTCCCAAAGCCTAA